A stretch of the Meles meles chromosome 19, mMelMel3.1 paternal haplotype, whole genome shotgun sequence genome encodes the following:
- the DYRK1B gene encoding dual specificity tyrosine-phosphorylation-regulated kinase 1B isoform X4 — translation MAVPPGHGPFSGFPGPQEHTQVLPDVRLLPRRLPLAFRDATSAPLRKLSVDLIKTYKHINEVYYAKKKRRAQQAPPQDSSTKKEKKVLNHGYDDDNHDYIVRSGERWLERYEIDSLIGKGSFGQVVKAYDHQTQELVAIKIIKNKKAFLNQAQIELRLLELMNQHDTEMKYYIVHLKRHFMFRNHLCLVFELLSYNLYDLLRNTHFRGVSLNLTRKLAQQLCTALLFLATPELSIIHCDLKPENILLCNPKRSAIKIVDFGSSCQLGQRIYQYIQSRFYRSPEVLLGTPYDLAIDMWSLGCILVEMHTGEPLFSGSNEVDQMNRIVEVLGIPPAPMLDQAPKARKYFERLPGGGWTLRRTKELRKDYQGPGTRRLQEVLGVQTGGPGGRRAGEPGHSPADYLRFQDLVLRMLEYEPAARISPLGALQHGFFRRTADEATNTGPAGSSASTSPAPLDTCPSSSTASSISSSGGSSGSSSDNRTYRYSNRYCGGPGPPITDCEMNSPQVPPSQPLRPWAGGDVPHKTHQAPASASSLPGAGAQLSPQPRCLGRPPSPTSPPPPELMDVSLVGGPPDCSPPHPAPAPQHPAASALRTRMTGGRPPLPPPDNPATLGPRLGLRGVPQSTAASS, via the exons ATGGCCGTTCCACCAGGCCATGGTCCCTTCTCTGGCTTCCCCGGGCCCCAGGAGCACACGCAG GTATTGCCTGATGTGCGGCTGTTGCCACGGAGGCTGCCCCTGGCCTTCCGGGACGCGACCTCAGCCCCACTGCGCAAACTCTCCGTGGACCTCATCAAGACCTACAAGCACATCAATGAG GTATACTATGCGAAGAAGAAGCGGCGGGCCCAGCAGGCACCACCTCAGGACTCGAGCaccaagaaggagaagaaggtcCTGAATCATGGTTATGATGATGACAACCACGACTACATTGTGCGCAGCGGCGAGCGCTGGCTGGAGCGCTACGAGATTGACTCACTCATCGGCAAAGGCTCCTTTGGCCAG GTGGTGAAAGCCTACGACCATCAGACCCAGGAGCTGGTGGCCATCAAGATCATCAAGAACAAAAAGGCCTTCCTGAACCAGGCCCAGATTGAGCTGCGGCTGCTGGAGCTGATGAACCAGCACGACACGGAGATGAAGTACTACATAG TGCACCTGAAGCGGCACTTCATGTTCCGGAACCACCTGTGCCTGGTGTTCGAGCTGCTTTCCTACAACCTGTACGACCTCCTGCGCAATACGCATTTCCGCGGCGTCTCGCTGAACCTGACGCGGAAGCTGGCGCAGCAGCTCTGCACAGCGCTGCTCTTTCTGGCCACGCCCGAGCTCAGCATCATTCACTGCGACCTCAAGCCCGAGAACATCCTGCTCTGCAACCCCAAGCGCAGCGCCATCAAGATCGTGGACTTTGGTAGCTCCTGCCAGCTTGGCCAGCGG ATCTATCAGTACATCCAGAGCCGCTTCTACAGGTCGCCTGAGGTGCTCCTGGGTACACCCTACGACCTGGCCATTGACATGTGGTCCCTGGGCTGCATCCTGGTGGAGATGCACACCGGAGAGCCCCTCTTCAGTGGCTCCAATGAG GTGGACCAGATGAACCGGATAGTGGAGGTGCTGGGCATCCCACCAGCCCCCATGCTGGACCAGGCACCCAAGGCTCGCAAGTACTTTGAACGGCTGCCTGGGGGTGGCTGGACCCTACGAAGGACAAAGGAACTCAGGAAG gATTACCAGGGCCCCGGGACACGGCGGCTGCAGGAGGTGCTGGGCGTGCAGACGGGCGGGCCCGGGGGCCGGCGGGCGGGGGAGCCGGGCCACAGCCCCGCCGACTACCTCCGCTTCCAGGACCTGGTGCTGCGCATGCTGGAGTATGAGCCCGCCGCCCGCATCAGCCCACTGGGGGCTCTGCAGCACGGCTTCTTCCGCCGCACGGCTGATGAGGCCACCAACACGGGCCCGGCAGGCAGCAGTGCCTCCACCTCGCCCGCACCCCTTGACACCTGTCCCTCCTCCAGCACCGCCAGCTCCATCTCCAGCTCTG GAGGCTCCAGTGGCTCCTCCAGTGACAACCGGACCTACCGATACAGCAACCGATATTGTGGGGGCCCTGGGCCTCCCATCACTGACTGTGAGATGAACAGCCCCCAG GTCCCACCCTCCCAGCCGCTGCGCCCCTGGGCAGGGGGTGATGTGCCCCACAAGACACATCAGGCCCCTGCCTCCGCCTCGTCACTGCCAGGGGCCGGGGCCCAGTTATCCCCACAACCCCGATGCCTTGGCCGTCCCCCATCACCAACCTCACCACCACCCCCGGAGCTGATGGATGTGAGCCTGGTGGGCGGCCCTCCAGACTGCTCCCCACCTCACCCAGCGCCTGCCCCCCAGCACCCGGCTGCCTCAGCCCTCCGGACTCGGATGACAGGAGGTCgtccacccctcccaccccctgatAACCCTGCCACTCTGGGGCCTCGCTTGGGCCTCCGTGGTGTACCCCAGAGCACGGCAGCCAGCTCATGa
- the DYRK1B gene encoding dual specificity tyrosine-phosphorylation-regulated kinase 1B isoform X1 produces MAGADCQAQSGPARRGSADRGGPPGWGAGRLGPQGLVVVRGGAGAARVNPPLPHPPAFPFPRVPRADPRSRSSPPPAAAAAAVVTHRAACPACPPRRGACRAGWAGTGGRLLSAATAAMLAARPPHWGPHRAPAPRGPRASPDPGLSGGGSRGAGCEKAPPGRAPAPGLTPLRPSEPTMAVPPGHGPFSGFPGPQEHTQVLPDVRLLPRRLPLAFRDATSAPLRKLSVDLIKTYKHINEVYYAKKKRRAQQAPPQDSSTKKEKKVLNHGYDDDNHDYIVRSGERWLERYEIDSLIGKGSFGQVVKAYDHQTQELVAIKIIKNKKAFLNQAQIELRLLELMNQHDTEMKYYIVHLKRHFMFRNHLCLVFELLSYNLYDLLRNTHFRGVSLNLTRKLAQQLCTALLFLATPELSIIHCDLKPENILLCNPKRSAIKIVDFGSSCQLGQRIYQYIQSRFYRSPEVLLGTPYDLAIDMWSLGCILVEMHTGEPLFSGSNEVDQMNRIVEVLGIPPAPMLDQAPKARKYFERLPGGGWTLRRTKELRKDYQGPGTRRLQEVLGVQTGGPGGRRAGEPGHSPADYLRFQDLVLRMLEYEPAARISPLGALQHGFFRRTADEATNTGPAGSSASTSPAPLDTCPSSSTASSISSSGGSSGSSSDNRTYRYSNRYCGGPGPPITDCEMNSPQVPPSQPLRPWAGGDVPHKTHQAPASASSLPGAGAQLSPQPRCLGRPPSPTSPPPPELMDVSLVGGPPDCSPPHPAPAPQHPAASALRTRMTGGRPPLPPPDNPATLGPRLGLRGVPQSTAASS; encoded by the exons ATGGCAGGTGCGGACTGCCAAGCTCAGTCCGGCCCCGCCCGCCGGGGCTCCGCCGACCGGGGCgggcctcctgggtggggggcgggacgCCTGGGTCCCCAGGGGCTGGTGGTTgtgcggggcggggccggcgcggCGAGGGTTAacccgcccctcccccatccacctGCTTTCCCCTTCCCCCGCGTGCCCCGGGCTGACCCTCGTTCCCgctcctccccgcccccggcggcggcggcggctgctgtTGTCACCCACCGGGCCGCCTGTCCCGCTTGCCCTCCCCGCCGCGGGGCTTGCCGGGCCGGCTGGGCCGGGACAGGCGGCCGTCTCCTCTCTGCCGCCACCGCCGCCATGCTGGCCGCTCGCCCACCCCACTGGGGGCCCCACCGCGCCCCAGCCCCCCGTGGGCCCCGCGCCAGCCCTGACCCGG GTCTCAGCGGCGGTGGCAGCCGAGGTGCAGGATGCGAGAAGGCGCCCCCCGGCCGGGCTCCCGCTCCAGGCCTCACTCCCCTGCGGCCCTCTGAGCCCACCATGGCCGTTCCACCAGGCCATGGTCCCTTCTCTGGCTTCCCCGGGCCCCAGGAGCACACGCAG GTATTGCCTGATGTGCGGCTGTTGCCACGGAGGCTGCCCCTGGCCTTCCGGGACGCGACCTCAGCCCCACTGCGCAAACTCTCCGTGGACCTCATCAAGACCTACAAGCACATCAATGAG GTATACTATGCGAAGAAGAAGCGGCGGGCCCAGCAGGCACCACCTCAGGACTCGAGCaccaagaaggagaagaaggtcCTGAATCATGGTTATGATGATGACAACCACGACTACATTGTGCGCAGCGGCGAGCGCTGGCTGGAGCGCTACGAGATTGACTCACTCATCGGCAAAGGCTCCTTTGGCCAG GTGGTGAAAGCCTACGACCATCAGACCCAGGAGCTGGTGGCCATCAAGATCATCAAGAACAAAAAGGCCTTCCTGAACCAGGCCCAGATTGAGCTGCGGCTGCTGGAGCTGATGAACCAGCACGACACGGAGATGAAGTACTACATAG TGCACCTGAAGCGGCACTTCATGTTCCGGAACCACCTGTGCCTGGTGTTCGAGCTGCTTTCCTACAACCTGTACGACCTCCTGCGCAATACGCATTTCCGCGGCGTCTCGCTGAACCTGACGCGGAAGCTGGCGCAGCAGCTCTGCACAGCGCTGCTCTTTCTGGCCACGCCCGAGCTCAGCATCATTCACTGCGACCTCAAGCCCGAGAACATCCTGCTCTGCAACCCCAAGCGCAGCGCCATCAAGATCGTGGACTTTGGTAGCTCCTGCCAGCTTGGCCAGCGG ATCTATCAGTACATCCAGAGCCGCTTCTACAGGTCGCCTGAGGTGCTCCTGGGTACACCCTACGACCTGGCCATTGACATGTGGTCCCTGGGCTGCATCCTGGTGGAGATGCACACCGGAGAGCCCCTCTTCAGTGGCTCCAATGAG GTGGACCAGATGAACCGGATAGTGGAGGTGCTGGGCATCCCACCAGCCCCCATGCTGGACCAGGCACCCAAGGCTCGCAAGTACTTTGAACGGCTGCCTGGGGGTGGCTGGACCCTACGAAGGACAAAGGAACTCAGGAAG gATTACCAGGGCCCCGGGACACGGCGGCTGCAGGAGGTGCTGGGCGTGCAGACGGGCGGGCCCGGGGGCCGGCGGGCGGGGGAGCCGGGCCACAGCCCCGCCGACTACCTCCGCTTCCAGGACCTGGTGCTGCGCATGCTGGAGTATGAGCCCGCCGCCCGCATCAGCCCACTGGGGGCTCTGCAGCACGGCTTCTTCCGCCGCACGGCTGATGAGGCCACCAACACGGGCCCGGCAGGCAGCAGTGCCTCCACCTCGCCCGCACCCCTTGACACCTGTCCCTCCTCCAGCACCGCCAGCTCCATCTCCAGCTCTG GAGGCTCCAGTGGCTCCTCCAGTGACAACCGGACCTACCGATACAGCAACCGATATTGTGGGGGCCCTGGGCCTCCCATCACTGACTGTGAGATGAACAGCCCCCAG GTCCCACCCTCCCAGCCGCTGCGCCCCTGGGCAGGGGGTGATGTGCCCCACAAGACACATCAGGCCCCTGCCTCCGCCTCGTCACTGCCAGGGGCCGGGGCCCAGTTATCCCCACAACCCCGATGCCTTGGCCGTCCCCCATCACCAACCTCACCACCACCCCCGGAGCTGATGGATGTGAGCCTGGTGGGCGGCCCTCCAGACTGCTCCCCACCTCACCCAGCGCCTGCCCCCCAGCACCCGGCTGCCTCAGCCCTCCGGACTCGGATGACAGGAGGTCgtccacccctcccaccccctgatAACCCTGCCACTCTGGGGCCTCGCTTGGGCCTCCGTGGTGTACCCCAGAGCACGGCAGCCAGCTCATGa
- the DYRK1B gene encoding dual specificity tyrosine-phosphorylation-regulated kinase 1B isoform X2 — MAGADCQAQSGPARRGSADRGGPPGWGAGRLGPQGLVVVRGGAGAARVNPPLPHPPAFPFPRVPRADPRSRSSPPPAAAAAAVVTHRAACPACPPRRGACRAGWAGTGGRLLSAATAAMLAARPPHWGPHRAPAPRGPRASPDPGLSGGGSRGAGCEKAPPGRAPAPGLTPLRPSEPTMAVPPGHGPFSGFPGPQEHTQVLPDVRLLPRRLPLAFRDATSAPLRKLSVDLIKTYKHINEVYYAKKKRRAQQAPPQDSSTKKEKKVLNHGYDDDNHDYIVRSGERWLERYEIDSLIGKGSFGQVVKAYDHQTQELVAIKIIKNKKAFLNQAQIELRLLELMNQHDTEMKYYIVHLKRHFMFRNHLCLVFELLSYNLYDLLRNTHFRGVSLNLTRKLAQQLCTALLFLATPELSIIHCDLKPENILLCNPKRSAIKIVDFGSSCQLGQRIYQYIQSRFYRSPEVLLGTPYDLAIDMWSLGCILVEMHTGEPLFSGSNEVDQMNRIVEVLGIPPAPMLDQAPKARKYFERLPGGGWTLRRTKELRKDYQGPGTRRLQEDLVLRMLEYEPAARISPLGALQHGFFRRTADEATNTGPAGSSASTSPAPLDTCPSSSTASSISSSGGSSGSSSDNRTYRYSNRYCGGPGPPITDCEMNSPQVPPSQPLRPWAGGDVPHKTHQAPASASSLPGAGAQLSPQPRCLGRPPSPTSPPPPELMDVSLVGGPPDCSPPHPAPAPQHPAASALRTRMTGGRPPLPPPDNPATLGPRLGLRGVPQSTAASS, encoded by the exons ATGGCAGGTGCGGACTGCCAAGCTCAGTCCGGCCCCGCCCGCCGGGGCTCCGCCGACCGGGGCgggcctcctgggtggggggcgggacgCCTGGGTCCCCAGGGGCTGGTGGTTgtgcggggcggggccggcgcggCGAGGGTTAacccgcccctcccccatccacctGCTTTCCCCTTCCCCCGCGTGCCCCGGGCTGACCCTCGTTCCCgctcctccccgcccccggcggcggcggcggctgctgtTGTCACCCACCGGGCCGCCTGTCCCGCTTGCCCTCCCCGCCGCGGGGCTTGCCGGGCCGGCTGGGCCGGGACAGGCGGCCGTCTCCTCTCTGCCGCCACCGCCGCCATGCTGGCCGCTCGCCCACCCCACTGGGGGCCCCACCGCGCCCCAGCCCCCCGTGGGCCCCGCGCCAGCCCTGACCCGG GTCTCAGCGGCGGTGGCAGCCGAGGTGCAGGATGCGAGAAGGCGCCCCCCGGCCGGGCTCCCGCTCCAGGCCTCACTCCCCTGCGGCCCTCTGAGCCCACCATGGCCGTTCCACCAGGCCATGGTCCCTTCTCTGGCTTCCCCGGGCCCCAGGAGCACACGCAG GTATTGCCTGATGTGCGGCTGTTGCCACGGAGGCTGCCCCTGGCCTTCCGGGACGCGACCTCAGCCCCACTGCGCAAACTCTCCGTGGACCTCATCAAGACCTACAAGCACATCAATGAG GTATACTATGCGAAGAAGAAGCGGCGGGCCCAGCAGGCACCACCTCAGGACTCGAGCaccaagaaggagaagaaggtcCTGAATCATGGTTATGATGATGACAACCACGACTACATTGTGCGCAGCGGCGAGCGCTGGCTGGAGCGCTACGAGATTGACTCACTCATCGGCAAAGGCTCCTTTGGCCAG GTGGTGAAAGCCTACGACCATCAGACCCAGGAGCTGGTGGCCATCAAGATCATCAAGAACAAAAAGGCCTTCCTGAACCAGGCCCAGATTGAGCTGCGGCTGCTGGAGCTGATGAACCAGCACGACACGGAGATGAAGTACTACATAG TGCACCTGAAGCGGCACTTCATGTTCCGGAACCACCTGTGCCTGGTGTTCGAGCTGCTTTCCTACAACCTGTACGACCTCCTGCGCAATACGCATTTCCGCGGCGTCTCGCTGAACCTGACGCGGAAGCTGGCGCAGCAGCTCTGCACAGCGCTGCTCTTTCTGGCCACGCCCGAGCTCAGCATCATTCACTGCGACCTCAAGCCCGAGAACATCCTGCTCTGCAACCCCAAGCGCAGCGCCATCAAGATCGTGGACTTTGGTAGCTCCTGCCAGCTTGGCCAGCGG ATCTATCAGTACATCCAGAGCCGCTTCTACAGGTCGCCTGAGGTGCTCCTGGGTACACCCTACGACCTGGCCATTGACATGTGGTCCCTGGGCTGCATCCTGGTGGAGATGCACACCGGAGAGCCCCTCTTCAGTGGCTCCAATGAG GTGGACCAGATGAACCGGATAGTGGAGGTGCTGGGCATCCCACCAGCCCCCATGCTGGACCAGGCACCCAAGGCTCGCAAGTACTTTGAACGGCTGCCTGGGGGTGGCTGGACCCTACGAAGGACAAAGGAACTCAGGAAG gATTACCAGGGCCCCGGGACACGGCGGCTGCAGGAG GACCTGGTGCTGCGCATGCTGGAGTATGAGCCCGCCGCCCGCATCAGCCCACTGGGGGCTCTGCAGCACGGCTTCTTCCGCCGCACGGCTGATGAGGCCACCAACACGGGCCCGGCAGGCAGCAGTGCCTCCACCTCGCCCGCACCCCTTGACACCTGTCCCTCCTCCAGCACCGCCAGCTCCATCTCCAGCTCTG GAGGCTCCAGTGGCTCCTCCAGTGACAACCGGACCTACCGATACAGCAACCGATATTGTGGGGGCCCTGGGCCTCCCATCACTGACTGTGAGATGAACAGCCCCCAG GTCCCACCCTCCCAGCCGCTGCGCCCCTGGGCAGGGGGTGATGTGCCCCACAAGACACATCAGGCCCCTGCCTCCGCCTCGTCACTGCCAGGGGCCGGGGCCCAGTTATCCCCACAACCCCGATGCCTTGGCCGTCCCCCATCACCAACCTCACCACCACCCCCGGAGCTGATGGATGTGAGCCTGGTGGGCGGCCCTCCAGACTGCTCCCCACCTCACCCAGCGCCTGCCCCCCAGCACCCGGCTGCCTCAGCCCTCCGGACTCGGATGACAGGAGGTCgtccacccctcccaccccctgatAACCCTGCCACTCTGGGGCCTCGCTTGGGCCTCCGTGGTGTACCCCAGAGCACGGCAGCCAGCTCATGa
- the DYRK1B gene encoding dual specificity tyrosine-phosphorylation-regulated kinase 1B isoform X3, with protein MAGADCQAQSGPARRGSADRGGPPGWGAGRLGPQGLVVVRGGAGAARVNPPLPHPPAFPFPRVPRADPRSRSSPPPAAAAAAVVTHRAACPACPPRRGACRAGWAGTGGRLLSAATAAMLAARPPHWGPHRAPAPRGPRASPDPGLSGGGSRGAGCEKAPPGRAPAPGLTPLRPSEPTMAVPPGHGPFSGFPGPQEHTQVLPDVRLLPRRLPLAFRDATSAPLRKLSVDLIKTYKHINEVYYAKKKRRAQQAPPQDSSTKKEKKVLNHGYDDDNHDYIVRSGERWLERYEIDSLIGKGSFGQVVKAYDHQTQELVAIKIIKNKKAFLNQAQIELRLLELMNQHDTEMKYYIVHLKRHFMFRNHLCLVFELLSYNLYDLLRNTHFRGVSLNLTRKLAQQLCTALLFLATPELSIIHCDLKPENILLCNPKRSAIKIVDFGSSCQLGQRIYQYIQSRFYRSPEVLLGTPYDLAIDMWSLGCILVEMHTGEPLFSGSNEVDQMNRIVEVLGIPPAPMLDQAPKARKYFERLPGGGWTLRRTKELRKDLVLRMLEYEPAARISPLGALQHGFFRRTADEATNTGPAGSSASTSPAPLDTCPSSSTASSISSSGGSSGSSSDNRTYRYSNRYCGGPGPPITDCEMNSPQVPPSQPLRPWAGGDVPHKTHQAPASASSLPGAGAQLSPQPRCLGRPPSPTSPPPPELMDVSLVGGPPDCSPPHPAPAPQHPAASALRTRMTGGRPPLPPPDNPATLGPRLGLRGVPQSTAASS; from the exons ATGGCAGGTGCGGACTGCCAAGCTCAGTCCGGCCCCGCCCGCCGGGGCTCCGCCGACCGGGGCgggcctcctgggtggggggcgggacgCCTGGGTCCCCAGGGGCTGGTGGTTgtgcggggcggggccggcgcggCGAGGGTTAacccgcccctcccccatccacctGCTTTCCCCTTCCCCCGCGTGCCCCGGGCTGACCCTCGTTCCCgctcctccccgcccccggcggcggcggcggctgctgtTGTCACCCACCGGGCCGCCTGTCCCGCTTGCCCTCCCCGCCGCGGGGCTTGCCGGGCCGGCTGGGCCGGGACAGGCGGCCGTCTCCTCTCTGCCGCCACCGCCGCCATGCTGGCCGCTCGCCCACCCCACTGGGGGCCCCACCGCGCCCCAGCCCCCCGTGGGCCCCGCGCCAGCCCTGACCCGG GTCTCAGCGGCGGTGGCAGCCGAGGTGCAGGATGCGAGAAGGCGCCCCCCGGCCGGGCTCCCGCTCCAGGCCTCACTCCCCTGCGGCCCTCTGAGCCCACCATGGCCGTTCCACCAGGCCATGGTCCCTTCTCTGGCTTCCCCGGGCCCCAGGAGCACACGCAG GTATTGCCTGATGTGCGGCTGTTGCCACGGAGGCTGCCCCTGGCCTTCCGGGACGCGACCTCAGCCCCACTGCGCAAACTCTCCGTGGACCTCATCAAGACCTACAAGCACATCAATGAG GTATACTATGCGAAGAAGAAGCGGCGGGCCCAGCAGGCACCACCTCAGGACTCGAGCaccaagaaggagaagaaggtcCTGAATCATGGTTATGATGATGACAACCACGACTACATTGTGCGCAGCGGCGAGCGCTGGCTGGAGCGCTACGAGATTGACTCACTCATCGGCAAAGGCTCCTTTGGCCAG GTGGTGAAAGCCTACGACCATCAGACCCAGGAGCTGGTGGCCATCAAGATCATCAAGAACAAAAAGGCCTTCCTGAACCAGGCCCAGATTGAGCTGCGGCTGCTGGAGCTGATGAACCAGCACGACACGGAGATGAAGTACTACATAG TGCACCTGAAGCGGCACTTCATGTTCCGGAACCACCTGTGCCTGGTGTTCGAGCTGCTTTCCTACAACCTGTACGACCTCCTGCGCAATACGCATTTCCGCGGCGTCTCGCTGAACCTGACGCGGAAGCTGGCGCAGCAGCTCTGCACAGCGCTGCTCTTTCTGGCCACGCCCGAGCTCAGCATCATTCACTGCGACCTCAAGCCCGAGAACATCCTGCTCTGCAACCCCAAGCGCAGCGCCATCAAGATCGTGGACTTTGGTAGCTCCTGCCAGCTTGGCCAGCGG ATCTATCAGTACATCCAGAGCCGCTTCTACAGGTCGCCTGAGGTGCTCCTGGGTACACCCTACGACCTGGCCATTGACATGTGGTCCCTGGGCTGCATCCTGGTGGAGATGCACACCGGAGAGCCCCTCTTCAGTGGCTCCAATGAG GTGGACCAGATGAACCGGATAGTGGAGGTGCTGGGCATCCCACCAGCCCCCATGCTGGACCAGGCACCCAAGGCTCGCAAGTACTTTGAACGGCTGCCTGGGGGTGGCTGGACCCTACGAAGGACAAAGGAACTCAGGAAG GACCTGGTGCTGCGCATGCTGGAGTATGAGCCCGCCGCCCGCATCAGCCCACTGGGGGCTCTGCAGCACGGCTTCTTCCGCCGCACGGCTGATGAGGCCACCAACACGGGCCCGGCAGGCAGCAGTGCCTCCACCTCGCCCGCACCCCTTGACACCTGTCCCTCCTCCAGCACCGCCAGCTCCATCTCCAGCTCTG GAGGCTCCAGTGGCTCCTCCAGTGACAACCGGACCTACCGATACAGCAACCGATATTGTGGGGGCCCTGGGCCTCCCATCACTGACTGTGAGATGAACAGCCCCCAG GTCCCACCCTCCCAGCCGCTGCGCCCCTGGGCAGGGGGTGATGTGCCCCACAAGACACATCAGGCCCCTGCCTCCGCCTCGTCACTGCCAGGGGCCGGGGCCCAGTTATCCCCACAACCCCGATGCCTTGGCCGTCCCCCATCACCAACCTCACCACCACCCCCGGAGCTGATGGATGTGAGCCTGGTGGGCGGCCCTCCAGACTGCTCCCCACCTCACCCAGCGCCTGCCCCCCAGCACCCGGCTGCCTCAGCCCTCCGGACTCGGATGACAGGAGGTCgtccacccctcccaccccctgatAACCCTGCCACTCTGGGGCCTCGCTTGGGCCTCCGTGGTGTACCCCAGAGCACGGCAGCCAGCTCATGa